The Humulus lupulus chromosome 4, drHumLupu1.1, whole genome shotgun sequence genome has a window encoding:
- the LOC133830754 gene encoding uncharacterized protein LOC133830754, with translation MGCSFSGLNALYDAVNGGGDVWINENRFKIVRQLGEGGFAYVFLVKEVPSDNSSASAGGGLAKKVKDTSHLSDDGTYAMKKVLIQNSEQLELVREEIRVSSLFSHPNLLPLLDHAIIAVKPTQEGSWKHEAYLLFPVHLDGTLLDNANTMKAKKELFSTTDVLHIFRQLCAGLEHMHNLDPPYAHNDVKPGNVLITHRKGQPPLAILMDFGSARPARRQIQSRSEALQLQEWASEHCSAPFRAPELWDCPSSADIDERTDIWSLGCTLYAIMYGVSPFEYALDSGGSLQLAIVNAQVKWPGGPKPAYPEALHQFVTWMLQPQPAVRPRIDDIIIHVDKLVSKFSS, from the exons atgggTTGCTCATTTTCTGGATTGAATGCTCTGTATGACGCCGTTAATGGCGGAGGAGATGTCTGGATCAATGAGAATCGCTTCAAGATCGTCAGGCAGCTCGGTGAAGGTGGCTTTGCCTATGTCTTCCTGGTCAAAGAGGTACCCTCCGACAATTCCTCCGCCTCTGCCGGTGGTGGTCTCGCCAAGAAAGTCAAAGACACCTCACACCTCTCTG ATGATGGGACTTATGCTATGAAAAAGGTTCTCATTCAGAATAGTGAACAGTTGGAGTTGGTGAGAGAGGAAATTCGTGTTTCATCGCTTTTTAGTCATCCTAATCTACTTCCGCTTCTTGATCATGCCATTATTGCTGTCAAG CCTACACAAGAAGGATCTTGGAAGCATGAAGCATATTTGTTGTTTCCAGTTCATTTGGATGGAACATTGTTGGACAATGCTAACACTATGAAAGCTAAAAAGGAGTTATTCTCAACCACCGATGTTCTTCATATATTCCGACAG CTTTGTGCAGGACTCGAGCACATGCACAATTTAGATCCACCATATGCTCATAATGATGTCAAGCCTGGTAATGTCCTCATAACTCATAGGAAAGGACAACCACCACTAGCCATATTGATGGATTTTGGCAGTGCTCGGCCTGCAAGGAGGCAGATTCAATCTCGTTCCGAGGCACTACAATTGCAG GAATGGGCATCTGAGCATTGTTCAGCACCTTTTCGAGCTCCTGAGTTGTGGGATTGTCCAAGTAGTGCAGATATCGATGAGAGAACTGATATTTGGTCATTAGGATGCACTTTATATGCGATAAT GTATGGAGTGTCTCCATTCGAATATGCACTTGATTCTGGAGGGAGCTTACAACTGGCAATTGTCAATGCACAAGTAAAGTGGCCGGGTGGTCCTAAACCAGCATATCCTGAAGCTCTTCACCAGTTTGTAACATGGATGCTTCAGCCTCAACCCGCAGTTCGCCCTCGCATCGATGATATCATAATTCATGTGGACAAGTTGGTCTCAAAGTTCTCAAGttga
- the LOC133830755 gene encoding ceramide synthase 1 LOH3-like gives MGVFGISCSGWIDNWEMESYPVAQDLICLPFLALLFPSVRLFLDRFVFERIARRLMFGRKHHELNFESRWKRKKVNKFKESAWKCLYYFSSEFLALYVTYNEPWFTNTRYFWEGPGNQTWPDLKMKLKLKGLYMYAGGFYIYSTFALVFWETRRSDFYVTMAHHLASVTLILFSYMLRFARVGSIILAIHEGTDVILEFAKMAKYSGYEGVASVFLVLFIFSFTVLRIVLYPFWILWSTRYEVVSVLGKDNPMVNGVYYSMFNTLLLGLFLCHIYWWLLMLRMLVRKIKTSKLEDDVRSDNEEEEEHDD, from the exons ATGGGTGTGTTTGGAATCTCTTGTTCTGGTTGGATCGATAATTGGGAGATGGAATCGTACCCAGTCGCTCAAGACTTAATTTGTCTTCCCTTTTTGGCTCTGCTTTTCCCTTCTGTTCGGCTTTTCCTCGACAGATTTGTCTTTGAG AGAATAGCTAGACGCTTGATGTTTGGAAGAAAGCATCATGAGCTGAACTTTGAGAGTCGGTGGAAGAGAAAGAAAGTAAACAAGTTCAAAGAGTCTGCATGGAAGTGTCTATATTACTTTTCATCTGAGTTTTTGGCTCTTTATGTTACCTATAATGAACCCTGGTTCACTAATACCAGATACTTTTGGGAAGGGCCTGGAAATCAGACTTGGCCAGACCTGAAAATGAA ATTGAAATTGAAGGGGTTGTATATGTATGCTGGTGGATTCTACATTTACTCCACCTTTGCTCTGGTGTTCTGGGAAACAAGGCGGTCAGACTTTTACGTCACAATGGCGCACCACTTAGCTTCTGTCActttaattttgttttcttaCATGTTAAG GTTTGCTAGAGTTGGTTCAATCATTTTAGCTATCCATGAAGGAACTGATGTGATTTTAGAGTTTGCAAAGATGGCAAAGTATAGTGGCTATGAAGGGGTTGCCAGCGTTTTCCTTGTTCTTTTCATTTTCTCATTTACCGTACTGCGCATTGTTCTCTATCCATTCTGGATACTTTGGAGCACAAG ATATGAAGTTGTTTCAGTCTTGGGTAAGGATAATCCTATGGTAAATGGTGTATATTACTCTATGTTTAACACCCTTCTCCTCGGTTTGTtcctttgtcacatttattggtGGCTATTGATGCTTCGGATGCTCGTGAGGAAAATCAAGACAAGTAAGCTGGAAGACGATGTTCGATCTG ACaatgaagaggaagaagaacatgATGATTGA